A single Vallitalea longa DNA region contains:
- a CDS encoding YcaO-like family protein: MIRFYPTYEHIMNQYRYIGGNQTGIMHGVLAPMVHMPPEPCLKSITGRMPNYHKITYNDPQKHVEYHLSGYGIYNEEALIKLIGESVERYAPICTEKIMRDRIVYSSYREMTKIGKVMPLKYLNIFSGEQQKILSKIMPVYSPQSATEDDIIGWIKCASLVHPNEDVWVPMQLLSVGFVKNKENNEKFFAPAFSTGTASHTSLKKALLNSLIEYVQIDAFIISWYTMRKVKRVVIDDEDILQYLESCGLGKDSPYEVIPLLVTLPDMDLPVYLVVLKRKDEKMPYLIVGTQGDLNAKNGILRGTMEATAIIFMHMFNALFDMPKIDFSINESAFADLDTNVLFYGVPNKVKEIDNLLNQIIEGTIKLSEIESRWENDVDAQISHLIKEISKVSEYAVYVDITPPEVIDKGWSVVRTFIPELCAMCLPGFPFENHPRLKEYGGVINEYPHPLP; this comes from the coding sequence ATGATAAGATTTTATCCAACATATGAGCATATAATGAATCAGTATAGATATATTGGTGGGAATCAAACGGGTATCATGCATGGTGTTTTGGCTCCTATGGTTCATATGCCACCAGAACCTTGTCTGAAATCTATAACCGGTAGAATGCCTAATTATCATAAAATTACATACAATGACCCTCAAAAGCATGTAGAATATCATTTGAGTGGTTATGGAATATATAATGAAGAAGCTCTAATTAAATTGATAGGTGAGAGTGTAGAACGTTACGCGCCCATTTGTACAGAAAAAATTATGAGAGATAGGATTGTCTACAGCAGTTATAGAGAGATGACTAAAATTGGTAAAGTTATGCCATTAAAATATCTTAATATTTTTTCTGGAGAACAGCAAAAGATTTTATCGAAGATTATGCCAGTCTATTCACCACAGTCAGCAACTGAAGATGATATAATAGGATGGATAAAATGTGCTTCACTAGTTCATCCGAATGAGGATGTTTGGGTTCCGATGCAGTTATTATCAGTTGGATTCGTTAAAAATAAAGAAAACAATGAGAAATTTTTTGCACCAGCATTTTCTACAGGTACAGCATCCCATACATCATTGAAGAAAGCTTTACTAAATTCATTAATAGAGTATGTGCAGATAGATGCATTCATTATTTCTTGGTATACGATGCGTAAAGTAAAGCGAGTAGTAATAGATGATGAAGATATTTTACAGTATCTGGAAAGTTGTGGATTGGGTAAAGATTCCCCTTATGAAGTCATACCACTATTAGTAACACTTCCTGATATGGATCTACCTGTATATCTTGTAGTATTGAAGAGAAAAGATGAAAAAATGCCGTATCTCATTGTTGGTACACAGGGAGATCTTAATGCGAAAAATGGAATACTAAGAGGCACAATGGAGGCTACTGCAATAATTTTCATGCATATGTTCAATGCTCTTTTTGATATGCCTAAAATAGATTTTTCAATTAATGAATCAGCTTTTGCTGATCTAGATACAAATGTTCTGTTTTATGGAGTTCCAAATAAAGTAAAAGAAATTGATAACCTTTTAAATCAAATTATAGAAGGTACGATCAAATTGTCAGAGATTGAATCTAGATGGGAAAATGATGTAGATGCTCAAATTTCACACTTGATAAAAGAAATTTCGAAAGTAAGTGAGTATGCAGTATATGTAGATATTACACCTCCCGAAGTAATAGATAAAGGGTGGAGCGTTGTCAGGACATTCATACCAGAATTGTGTGCTATGTGTTTACCTGGTTTTCCATTTGAGAATCATCCAAGATTAAAAGAATATGGTGGTGTGATTAATGAATATCCACATCCACTACCATAG